The Pristiophorus japonicus isolate sPriJap1 chromosome 2, sPriJap1.hap1, whole genome shotgun sequence DNA segment TTACTCCACACTTGAGCGACGTAGATTTGATGCTAGGACTGGGTATATAGTGGAACATTTCCTCTCTCTGCCAGTATTGTTACTCAGATTAAACAGCAAGAGAAACTTACACAGTGATCATCCTGTCAATAATCTTCTTCACCCAGGATGCATTAGGATCCAGACAGACTCGGATGCTGCTTTTAAGGGTGGCACTGAGGGAAAACAACAATGACAGTTAGCTCAAATGATCTACTCTCAATAATACCAATTAGAAATCTTTATTGAAAGAAACAGAACATTTATAAGGACACTATTTTATAAACACTTACATTATCTCTACATTCCCACAATGGGGACCACTAGGAATAATTTCAATATTCGCCATGAACTTCGGATGGATGAACTTCGAGGATGTTTTGACACACTGACAGCGCAGGTTCATTCCTGTTCTTCCAATCGATGCAGCTGGAAAAAGGACAAATAACAGAACTTTTGTCTTTCTAGAGTTCTAAAAGTGAGTCTTTCTATTTCACATCTATATTTATACTTGGACAAAGTTCAAAactatttttattttaaattacaTTCCCTCCCCTTATCTCTTCATGACCACAGACTAGAGTCAGCCTGTTATCGAACGTGTTACAAAGAAATATTGCTGTTTTAAAGGATAACTGACTCGTGTTGAATTGAAACACAATTCCTGAAGGCAGAATAAAGTATATTGCATGAGCTGGGACCACACCTGTTCTTGAATTTAATTCTAATTTCCCTGTTCATTTTTAGTACAGTATACATACTCGCTGCTATCATACCCTGTTGATTATATTTTGTTAATAGGCACATACTCATCTCCAGCCCTGGAGTGTAATATTTCCCTGACCACCCATAGCTCTGTATTTGATAGGAGTGAACACCTATCACTCATTGATAACTGATACTTTTCTACTGAAAATGAGCTGTTTCTCTATCAGTATTCATTACATTTACTTATGATTACTTGATGAAATAAATGTAAATATAAGTTCTGGCTATTTTTAGTAGCAATTGCTGTTTTTTAAATATCATAGAACAAGTAAACTATGTACCAGTTGTGAGTATGATTCTAGGTTCTGTATACATACTATGCTGTTTGGTTATTTCTTACCTTGTGTGGAAGCCATATAaagtagagagagagcgaggatggTGAGAACCACTTTGCTGTTCATTGTGCTTTAATGTACAATGTTCTTTGTCTTCTTGCTGCTGTCTCTGTCTGACCCTCACTTCACAGCTGCTGTATTTATTGGGCTAACTCTGTGACGCAACACTGGGAGATGACATCATGTGGAGTTTCCCAAGAAGCTGAGGTTTACATGCACAATAGTAATTGACACACGAAACAAGAAAGATTGATTGTAAATCACCAACAACTTGAAACTCCGATCTAAAACTAATTGCAGATAAGGAAACAGCTGTGAATTACTGCTGAAGAGTAATGGGAATTTTTTGGAATGTCAGAAAGTATCAAGTCAAATATAACGGCTGATTGGAACAGTTATTACCAAACTGGCAATTTTCAATGATCAGGATATGGATGCTGTGCCTGGGCACACGCAGAGCAATGACTTTCAGCCACCTGTATTTGTAGGTGCAGTTCATTTAGATGATCCAAATGTTCCACTGCTTCAAGTCTGCACCTGGAATTGGAAGAGAAAATTTGACCACAGTAGCGGCAATGGTCGGGATCTTTTGGCTAATGTCCAAAAGGTTTCGACCATTGATAAGGAGATACGGAAACATTTCCCACAGGAATATTTCTTTATGCAATCTTGTTTCCTTTCCAACTCCTGGTGATCTGAAACAGCCGTGATTGTCTGCTGAAATGTTCAGTAAGCCTCCAGTCAATCCCTAATCCCAATTCACGATTAAGGGAAAAAAATAACTCACCTTTAGGTTACTTCCTGGCACTTCTCAATCCTCATATCAGAAAGGGGCTGGGCACAAGGGCTTATGCTCACTCCTTTTGGGTACCTTTCCAAATGGCTGCCCAGCTGGTAAAATTAGTTTGTAGGGCTGGAAACACCTCTCCTGCCTCATTTGAACAACTGCCTCATGGCCTGTGCCCAGTATAGATTCAGGTCATCCAGCCCCACCCTTCGGGGAGATCCCGGGGCAACATAAAGGGACAGACACCCAGGACCCGATATTAACTTGGAGGCTGGTGGGGGGTGCTGTTTTGCAGACAgacctgccgaatttaacagcagggcctgattaaAATTTTTGGTCTCCGTGTCCCGGCCACAGCTGGcctgattgagaggctggctgtctGTCGGGTGAGGAGGCTTGCGGCACCAGGCCACAGTTAAGGAGCTGAGCAGAGGAGGGAGAGATCGTGAATCGATTGGACGACCGGAGACTTTGGGAAGCTGAGACACATCGGGGGGATCGGAAACATCAGGGGGGCCGAAGACACATCGGGGTGAACCATAGAAATTGGAGGGCCGGAgacactttggggtgggggggggattggtGTGGCCGGAGAGCGCGAGTGGAAAGAGTGGACGGGGAGGCGATCGTGGATTGGAGGGGCAATCAGAGGCACTGCAAGGCTGGCCGATGGATGGATGGGTGGAGATCAGAAGAGTCAGTGGAGGTGTCAAATCAGAAGGGCCGGAGCGGATTTCAGATGCATTGGGTTGGGAGGGTGGTCAAAAGGGTCGGGTGGGGAGCTTGgaggtgtcggggggtgggggacggggggCAGTGGAAGGGTCAGGTCATTGGGAGATTGTGGCTGTGGAGTGATCTTCGATCACGGGGGTGGGCTGATTGTCAGATGGGAAAGCTGGTAAGCAGGTAagttgaaacataagaacatatgaacgtaagaaataggagcaggagtaggccatacgaccgctcgagcctgctccgccattcaatagatcatggctgatccgatcttggcctcaactccactttcctgcctgttccctataacccttgactcccttatagttcaagaatttgtctatctcaacattgaatatattcaatgactaagcctctttactctcaatctattttgtctctctattattttttttgtcatcctttgctggtttctaaaatgttcccaattttctaacctaccactaatcttcgcaacattgtatgccttttctttcaatttgataccagcctTAACTTCCTCAGTTagtcatggatggttcatccttctctagaGTCTTTCTCAATGGAAaatatctttgctgagaattatgaaatatctgttTAAatctctgccactgcttatctgccgtcttacactttaatcaattttccaagtccactttagccaactctgtcttcatacctttgtaattgcctttacttAGGTTTAAGTCACTGGGGGGATATTGCGGTCAGACGCTACCTTTGGACaaacacctccgacccgaaaatTTTGTGAAAATACCTGATGGTCACGGAGGCAATTTTGATTCTGGTTGGAGGCCTTGATTCAATGTGCAGCATATggggagatgacttccctgtacatatggaaatgctggagtcacgtgggcct contains these protein-coding regions:
- the LOC139247779 gene encoding interleukin-8-like; translated protein: MNSKVVLTILALSLLYMASTQAASIGRTGMNLRCQCVKTSSKFIHPKFMANIEIIPSGPHCGNVEIIATLKSSIRVCLDPNASWVKKIIDRMITVSEKTDEVQ